A single region of the Thioalkalivibrio nitratireducens DSM 14787 genome encodes:
- a CDS encoding FAD-dependent oxidoreductase gives MIGRSGEFDCVVVGGGAAGAATALGLLQAGWRVALVERKPRPRFPRGTPVTRVATLNAASMRLLEDLGVARAVLDRRGHAFYRMEVWDAHSTAAIRFDADDLGVPALGWTVELLALETSLWEALEANGADLRAETRWRAIDWRPDRVDLHLQGGDVLRTRLLVAADGGESPLRTRAGIAVRRTPYHASGVVATVGTRFAHEDTAWQRFDHDAIVAFLPLADGRCSIVWSQPDYAAEAVMALDDDAFARALEDAFGGRLGTIESVSPRHLFPLVGRQAQDYARGRLVLVGDAAHTIHPLAGQGLNLGFADVQALLEALPNEAGGDPAGTDALREYTRSRRLENETMLRAMEGLRWLFGSRQPVVTALRAAGVRQTDRRDLLKRFFALRALGL, from the coding sequence ATGATTGGGCGCAGCGGGGAATTCGATTGTGTGGTGGTTGGTGGTGGCGCCGCGGGTGCCGCTACCGCCCTCGGGCTGCTGCAGGCCGGCTGGCGGGTGGCGCTGGTCGAGCGCAAGCCGCGGCCCCGGTTCCCCCGGGGGACTCCGGTGACCCGGGTCGCGACCCTGAACGCGGCCTCGATGCGCCTGCTTGAGGATCTCGGCGTTGCGCGGGCGGTGCTGGACCGGCGCGGGCATGCCTTCTACCGGATGGAGGTCTGGGATGCGCACAGTACCGCGGCGATCCGCTTCGATGCCGACGATCTCGGCGTGCCCGCGCTCGGGTGGACGGTAGAACTGCTGGCGCTGGAAACGAGCCTCTGGGAGGCGCTTGAGGCCAACGGGGCTGATCTGCGTGCCGAGACGCGTTGGCGGGCCATCGATTGGCGCCCGGACCGGGTCGACCTGCACCTGCAGGGGGGCGACGTGCTGAGAACGCGTCTGCTGGTGGCCGCCGACGGTGGCGAGTCGCCGTTGCGGACCCGCGCCGGGATTGCGGTGCGCCGCACGCCGTACCACGCCAGCGGTGTGGTCGCGACGGTGGGTACCCGGTTCGCGCACGAAGACACCGCGTGGCAGCGCTTTGATCACGACGCGATCGTCGCGTTCCTGCCACTGGCCGATGGTCGCTGCTCGATCGTCTGGTCCCAGCCTGACTACGCGGCGGAGGCGGTAATGGCGCTCGACGACGACGCCTTCGCCCGGGCGCTGGAAGACGCGTTCGGCGGGCGGCTCGGGACGATCGAGTCGGTGTCGCCACGCCACCTGTTCCCGCTGGTGGGCCGGCAGGCGCAGGACTATGCACGCGGGCGACTGGTGCTGGTCGGCGACGCCGCTCATACCATCCATCCGCTGGCCGGACAGGGGCTGAACCTGGGGTTCGCCGACGTGCAGGCGCTGCTCGAGGCGCTGCCCAACGAAGCCGGTGGCGATCCGGCCGGCACCGATGCGCTGCGCGAATATACCCGCAGCCGGCGTCTCGAGAACGAGACGATGCTGCGGGCGATGGAAGGCCTGCGCTGGTTGTTCGGGTCGCGCCAGCCGGTCGTGACCGCACTGAGGGCGGCCGGTGTGCGGCAGACCGACCGTAGAGACCTGCTGAAGCGTTTCTTCGCGCTGCGCGCACTCGGGCTTTGA
- the gcvT gene encoding glycine cleavage system aminomethyltransferase GcvT: MTLKTTALHSAHQRAGARLVDFAGWEMPLHYGSQLEEHRAVRESAGVFDVSHMRVVDIQGVGAKDFLRRLLANDVAKLKSEGRALYSCMLNEQGGVLDDLIVYLRGDESYRAVVNAATAEGDIAHMRALADPATVRIEVRAELALLAVQGPDAVSRTLPLLPGDLRVAGERRPFSAVWNDDWMVARTGYTGEDGFEIMLPAATAESLWEALLAAGVRPVGLGARDTLRLEAGMNLYGTDMDTTTTPLVSNLGWTVAWEPEDRAFIGREALERQRAEGVPEKLVGLVLEGRGVLRGGTRIETEAGNGVVTSGSFSPTLGVSIALARIPAASANATLTAHLRGKPHPVRVVKPVFVRHGKSQIG; encoded by the coding sequence ATGACCCTGAAAACCACCGCCCTGCATTCCGCCCACCAGCGCGCCGGTGCGCGCCTGGTCGATTTTGCCGGCTGGGAGATGCCGCTGCACTACGGTTCCCAGCTCGAGGAACACCGCGCCGTGCGGGAATCCGCCGGGGTGTTCGACGTCTCGCACATGCGGGTCGTCGACATCCAGGGGGTCGGGGCCAAAGACTTCCTGCGGCGGCTGCTCGCGAACGACGTCGCGAAGCTCAAGTCCGAGGGGCGCGCGCTGTACAGCTGCATGCTGAACGAGCAGGGCGGGGTCCTGGATGACCTGATCGTGTATTTGCGGGGCGATGAGAGCTATCGGGCGGTGGTGAATGCCGCGACGGCAGAGGGCGATATCGCGCACATGCGGGCGCTAGCGGACCCTGCGACGGTTCGCATCGAGGTCCGGGCGGAACTCGCGCTGCTGGCGGTTCAGGGGCCCGATGCGGTCTCCCGGACGCTGCCGCTGTTGCCCGGCGACCTGCGCGTGGCGGGAGAGCGGCGGCCGTTCAGCGCGGTCTGGAACGACGACTGGATGGTGGCCCGGACCGGCTACACCGGAGAGGACGGCTTCGAGATCATGCTGCCGGCCGCGACGGCCGAGTCCCTGTGGGAGGCGCTGCTCGCCGCGGGCGTGCGCCCGGTTGGTCTCGGGGCCCGCGATACCCTGCGCCTGGAGGCCGGCATGAATCTCTACGGCACCGACATGGATACCACGACCACGCCGCTGGTATCGAATCTGGGCTGGACGGTCGCCTGGGAGCCCGAGGACCGCGCGTTCATCGGGCGCGAGGCACTCGAACGCCAGCGGGCCGAGGGTGTGCCGGAGAAGCTGGTCGGCCTGGTGCTCGAGGGCCGCGGCGTGTTGCGCGGCGGCACGCGTATCGAAACCGAGGCCGGGAATGGCGTGGTGACCTCCGGCAGCTTTTCGCCCACACTCGGCGTGTCCATCGCGCTGGCCCGGATTCCGGCGGCTTCCGCGAACGCGACGCTGACCGCCCATCTGCGCGGCAAGCCGCATCCGGTTCGGGTGGTGAAGCCGGTATTCGTACGCCACGGCAAGTCGCAGATCGGCTGA
- the gcvH gene encoding glycine cleavage system protein GcvH has product MTETRTNLKYSKSHEWVRQEEDGSLTVGITDHAQTLLGDLVFVEAPEPGSQVQAGEPCATVESVKAASDVYAPVSGEVVAVNEELTDSPERVNESPFEEGWLFRVQPTDPAGLDALLDADAYAELVASEE; this is encoded by the coding sequence ATGACCGAAACCAGAACGAATCTGAAATACAGCAAGAGCCACGAGTGGGTGCGCCAGGAGGAGGACGGTTCGCTGACCGTCGGGATCACCGATCACGCACAAACGCTGCTGGGCGACCTGGTGTTCGTGGAAGCGCCGGAACCGGGTTCGCAGGTGCAGGCCGGTGAACCCTGCGCGACCGTCGAGTCGGTGAAGGCCGCATCCGATGTCTACGCACCGGTGTCCGGCGAGGTGGTGGCAGTCAACGAGGAACTGACCGACAGCCCGGAACGGGTCAACGAATCGCCGTTCGAAGAGGGCTGGCTGTTTCGGGTCCAGCCCACCGATCCTGCCGGCCTCGATGCACTGCTGGACGCCGACGCCTATGCCGAACTGGTAGCCAGCGAGGAATGA
- the gcvPA gene encoding aminomethyl-transferring glycine dehydrogenase subunit GcvPA, which translates to MPFIPHTEDDTRQMLEHIGVASIDNLFDEIPAELRAPPLSGIPEGMAEMEIARLMRDRAGRDGMPLSFIGAGAYEHHIPAAVWQIATRGEFYSAYTPYQAEASQGTLQLIYEYQTMISRLTGMEVSNASLYDGASALAEAVLMAVRINRRSKSNRVLVPGALHPAYRAVVRAIVGNQGIELTELPWDERHGGIDPERLAGFEQDDITALVIAQPNFFGVLEDVDDLTRWAEARGVPVIAVVNPVSLALLKAPGEWGDRGADIVVGEGQPLGAPLSSGGPYFGFMTTRREHIRQMPGRIVGRTEDADGRPGFVLTLQAREQHIRRSKATSNICTNQGLVVTAATIHMALLGDAGLTRVAEACWTHTRALGERLAEVGIRPRFEGHHFHERVFDFGPDATGILARMAGEGVLGGYALEHDYPDLRGCVLACATETKTDADFDRLAAAAARATGAV; encoded by the coding sequence ATGCCTTTCATCCCGCACACCGAAGACGATACCCGCCAGATGCTGGAACATATCGGCGTGGCGTCGATCGACAACCTGTTCGACGAGATCCCCGCGGAATTGCGGGCCCCACCGTTGTCCGGAATCCCCGAGGGCATGGCGGAAATGGAGATCGCGCGACTGATGCGGGATCGGGCCGGGCGCGACGGCATGCCGCTGAGCTTCATCGGCGCCGGCGCCTACGAGCACCATATCCCGGCAGCCGTCTGGCAGATCGCGACGCGCGGGGAGTTCTACAGCGCCTATACCCCGTACCAGGCGGAGGCCTCGCAGGGCACGCTGCAGCTGATCTACGAGTACCAGACGATGATCAGCCGGCTGACCGGCATGGAAGTGTCGAATGCGTCGCTGTACGACGGGGCGTCGGCGCTGGCCGAAGCCGTGCTGATGGCGGTGCGCATCAACCGGCGCTCGAAGAGCAACCGGGTGCTGGTGCCGGGTGCGCTGCATCCGGCCTACCGCGCGGTCGTGCGTGCGATTGTCGGGAACCAGGGCATTGAACTCACCGAACTGCCCTGGGACGAGCGCCACGGTGGCATTGATCCCGAGCGGTTGGCGGGGTTCGAGCAGGACGACATCACCGCGCTGGTGATTGCGCAGCCCAATTTCTTCGGAGTACTCGAGGACGTCGACGACCTGACCCGCTGGGCCGAGGCCCGCGGCGTGCCGGTGATCGCGGTGGTCAACCCGGTGTCGCTGGCCCTGCTCAAAGCGCCCGGCGAGTGGGGTGACCGCGGCGCCGACATCGTGGTGGGTGAGGGTCAGCCGCTCGGAGCGCCGCTGTCCAGCGGCGGCCCGTACTTCGGCTTCATGACCACACGTCGCGAGCACATCCGCCAGATGCCCGGGCGCATCGTGGGTCGCACCGAGGATGCCGACGGCCGTCCCGGCTTCGTGCTGACGCTGCAGGCGCGTGAGCAGCACATCCGCCGCTCGAAGGCCACCTCGAACATCTGCACCAACCAGGGGCTGGTGGTCACCGCAGCGACGATCCACATGGCCCTGCTGGGTGACGCGGGGCTGACCCGGGTCGCCGAGGCCTGCTGGACCCACACCCGCGCGCTCGGCGAGCGCCTGGCGGAAGTGGGAATCCGGCCCCGCTTCGAGGGCCACCATTTCCACGAGCGGGTGTTCGATTTCGGTCCGGACGCGACGGGTATCCTCGCGCGCATGGCGGGCGAGGGCGTGCTGGGCGGGTATGCGCTGGAACACGACTATCCCGACCTGCGCGGCTGCGTGCTGGCCTGTGCGACCGAAACCAAGACCGACGCCGATTTTGACCGGCTCGCGGCGGCTGCGGCACGCGCGACCGGGGCCGTATGA
- the gcvPB gene encoding aminomethyl-transferring glycine dehydrogenase subunit GcvPB: MTQYDSSLIFDRSRAGRAATAQAPRSTGVDTGIPDTLRRQSPAGLPAVSEMDVVRHYTRLSQKNFSIDTQFYPLGSCTMKYNPRACNSLAMLPEFLHRHPLAPPEHSQGFLQTMFELQEMLREVTGMNGVSLTPMAGAQGEFAGVAMIRAYHRARGDDARSEIIVPDAAHGTNPATAIMCGYRVREIPTDASGDVDLDALRDAVGPQTAGIMLTNPSTLGVFERHIHEIAAIVHDAGGLLYYDGANLNAILGKVRPGDMGFDVIHMNLHKTFSTPHGGGGPGAGAVGVSTRLLPFLPVPVVIRDDAGIYRQGLEDAFPESIGRLSAFAGNAGVLLRAYVYMRMLGREGMIRVAEYSTLNANYLMAELQRAGFDLAFPERRATHEFIVTLKRQARETGLTAMDMAKRLLDHDYHAPTTYFPLLVPECLLIEPTETESRETLDGFVAAMVAVLDESRVDIDAIKGAPHRLPNRRFNEVAAAKRLDVVYQVGEEQASEEAARPRTGTDA; the protein is encoded by the coding sequence ATGACCCAGTATGACTCCAGCCTGATCTTCGATCGCTCGCGCGCGGGGCGGGCCGCCACTGCCCAGGCACCGCGCAGCACCGGGGTAGACACCGGAATTCCGGACACCCTGCGCCGGCAGTCCCCGGCCGGGCTTCCAGCCGTTTCCGAGATGGACGTGGTACGGCACTACACGCGGCTGTCGCAGAAGAACTTCTCGATCGACACTCAGTTCTACCCGCTGGGTTCGTGCACGATGAAATACAACCCGCGTGCCTGCAACAGCCTCGCGATGCTGCCCGAGTTCCTGCACCGGCACCCGCTGGCGCCGCCGGAGCACAGCCAGGGCTTTCTGCAGACGATGTTCGAGCTGCAGGAGATGCTGCGCGAGGTGACCGGAATGAACGGGGTGTCGCTGACGCCGATGGCCGGTGCGCAGGGCGAGTTCGCCGGCGTGGCGATGATCCGAGCCTACCACCGCGCGCGCGGTGACGATGCCCGCAGCGAGATCATCGTGCCCGATGCCGCCCACGGCACCAATCCGGCGACCGCGATCATGTGTGGCTACCGGGTACGCGAGATCCCGACCGATGCCAGCGGCGACGTCGATCTCGACGCATTGCGCGACGCGGTCGGGCCGCAGACCGCTGGGATCATGCTGACGAACCCGTCGACGCTCGGGGTGTTCGAACGGCACATCCACGAGATCGCGGCGATCGTTCACGATGCCGGGGGGCTGCTGTACTACGATGGCGCCAACCTGAACGCGATCCTCGGCAAGGTGCGTCCCGGCGATATGGGCTTCGACGTGATCCACATGAACCTGCACAAGACCTTCTCGACGCCGCATGGCGGAGGTGGGCCGGGTGCCGGTGCGGTGGGTGTGAGCACCCGGCTGCTGCCGTTCCTGCCGGTGCCGGTCGTGATTCGCGACGACGCGGGTATCTACCGTCAGGGCCTGGAGGACGCGTTCCCGGAGAGCATCGGGCGGCTGTCCGCGTTCGCCGGGAACGCGGGAGTGCTGCTGCGCGCGTACGTGTACATGCGCATGCTCGGGCGCGAAGGCATGATCCGCGTCGCCGAGTACTCGACGCTGAACGCGAACTACCTGATGGCGGAGCTGCAGCGCGCGGGCTTCGATCTCGCGTTTCCCGAACGGCGCGCGACCCACGAGTTCATCGTCACCCTGAAGCGGCAGGCGAGGGAGACCGGCCTGACCGCGATGGACATGGCCAAGCGCCTGCTCGATCACGACTACCACGCGCCGACCACGTATTTCCCGCTGTTGGTGCCCGAGTGCCTGCTGATCGAACCCACCGAGACCGAATCCCGGGAGACGCTGGATGGCTTCGTCGCCGCGATGGTCGCGGTGCTCGACGAGTCCCGGGTGGACATCGACGCCATCAAGGGGGCCCCGCACCGGCTGCCGAATCGGCGTTTCAACGAGGTCGCAGCCGCGAAGCGCCTGGACGTGGTTTACCAGGTTGGCGAGGAACAGGCCTCGGAGGAGGCTGCCCGCCCGCGAACGGGTACCGACGCCTGA
- a CDS encoding diacylglycerol kinase has protein sequence MAYGNHRGWVRILRAFGYSWNGLRSAFRHEEAFRQELLLCLVLVPAAFLLTDVGVERALLLGSLILILIVELLNSGIEAAIDRFGGELHALSARAKDMGSAAVLLSFVNAVVVWLLVVL, from the coding sequence ATGGCGTACGGCAATCATCGTGGGTGGGTCCGCATCCTCCGGGCTTTCGGCTACTCCTGGAACGGCCTTCGCTCGGCGTTCCGCCACGAAGAGGCGTTCCGGCAGGAACTGCTGCTGTGTCTGGTGCTGGTCCCGGCGGCCTTTCTGCTGACCGATGTCGGTGTGGAGCGCGCGCTGCTGCTCGGCAGCCTGATCCTGATCCTGATCGTGGAACTGCTCAACTCGGGGATCGAGGCGGCGATCGATCGTTTCGGGGGCGAACTGCACGCGCTTTCCGCAAGAGCCAAGGACATGGGTTCCGCCGCGGTGTTGCTCAGTTTCGTGAATGCGGTGGTCGTCTGGTTGCTCGTCGTGTTGTAA
- a CDS encoding zinc ABC transporter substrate-binding protein: protein MQIGKLPGIGAIVFAIALATSTVQAETRTVVASILPVHSLVEALVDGVHDSELLMPATASPHGYAMRPSEARRLQNADLVVWVGPDLETFLERALAGPREGRKVITLMEDLELALLPTREGGVWEAHAHDHGHHDHGHHDHGHHDHEHHDHEHHDHGHHDHGHHDHGHHDHGHHDHEHHDHEHHDHEHHDHEHHDHEHHDHEHHDHEHHDHGHHDHEHHDHEHHDHGHHDHGHHDHGHGEMDAHVWLSPENVRRIAIGLARELATWDPANAQAFERNRDRLLDRIDALDSDLRAQLEPARDRAFIVFHDAYQYFEHHYGLRAAGSITLDPAQSPGARRVQELQNRIAEDDVVCLFTEPQFRPALARMLVEGRPTRLGELDPLGSTLEPGPDAWFQLMRQLGDDMSRCLEAPAS from the coding sequence ATGCAAATCGGCAAACTCCCGGGAATCGGGGCCATCGTGTTCGCAATCGCGCTGGCCACATCGACAGTTCAGGCCGAGACACGGACCGTAGTTGCATCCATTCTACCGGTACACAGTCTGGTCGAGGCACTCGTCGACGGTGTGCACGACTCTGAGCTGCTGATGCCGGCAACCGCCTCGCCGCACGGCTATGCCATGCGCCCGTCAGAGGCACGGAGGCTGCAGAACGCGGACCTGGTGGTCTGGGTCGGTCCCGACCTCGAGACCTTCCTCGAACGTGCGCTCGCCGGACCGCGCGAAGGGCGCAAGGTGATCACCCTGATGGAGGATCTGGAGCTCGCGTTGCTGCCCACCCGCGAAGGCGGGGTCTGGGAGGCACACGCACACGACCATGGGCACCACGACCATGGGCACCACGACCATGGGCACCACGACCATGAGCACCACGACCATGAGCACCACGACCATGGGCACCACGACCATGGGCACCACGACCATGGGCACCACGACCATGGGCACCACGACCATGAGCACCACGACCATGAGCACCACGACCATGAGCACCACGACCATGAGCACCACGACCATGAGCACCACGACCATGAGCACCACGACCATGAGCACCACGACCATGGGCACCACGACCATGAGCACCACGACCATGAGCACCACGACCATGGGCACCATGACCATGGGCACCACGACCATGGGCACGGGGAAATGGATGCGCATGTCTGGCTGTCACCGGAGAACGTCCGACGGATCGCGATCGGCCTGGCCCGTGAACTGGCGACCTGGGATCCGGCCAATGCACAGGCCTTCGAACGCAACCGCGACCGCCTGCTGGACCGGATCGACGCGCTGGATTCGGACCTGCGCGCACAGCTCGAGCCCGCCCGTGACCGGGCATTCATCGTGTTCCACGATGCCTACCAGTACTTCGAACACCACTATGGACTCCGCGCGGCCGGATCGATCACCCTGGATCCGGCGCAGTCGCCCGGGGCTCGCAGGGTCCAGGAACTGCAGAACCGGATCGCCGAAGATGACGTCGTCTGCCTGTTCACCGAGCCACAGTTCCGACCGGCGCTGGCACGCATGCTGGTCGAGGGCCGCCCCACGCGCCTCGGTGAACTCGATCCACTGGGGAGCACGCTCGAGCCGGGTCCGGACGCCTGGTTCCAGTTGATGCGCCAGCTCGGGGACGACATGAGCCGCTGCCTCGAAGCCCCTGCCTCCTGA
- a CDS encoding ATP-binding cassette domain-containing protein, with amino-acid sequence MSQASRYARTGPISEGTPLIEGVALSLERTGRSILDHVSLTVRSGEVVVVIGPNGAGKTSLLRVLLGLWPATGGRVVRRRGIRIGYMPQRVQLDPILPLSVRRFLTLRHRAPLVRLREVLRQVGVHGLLDAPVQTLSGGEMQRVLLARALLSDPDLLVLDEPAQGVDVVGQGEVFDLIDRLRKATGCGVLMVSHELHLVMGAADVVVCVNQHVCCTGRPEEVSRHPEYQRLFPDASVRGIGIYTHHHNHVHDLAGEVHPVDRSEEGPDRAR; translated from the coding sequence ATGAGCCAGGCTAGCCGGTACGCGCGAACGGGACCGATTTCCGAGGGCACCCCTCTGATCGAAGGCGTCGCGCTCAGCTTGGAACGCACAGGTCGATCCATTCTGGACCACGTCTCCCTGACCGTCCGCAGCGGCGAGGTGGTGGTGGTGATCGGTCCCAATGGCGCGGGCAAGACCAGCCTGCTGCGGGTGCTGCTCGGTCTCTGGCCTGCCACCGGCGGCCGGGTGGTACGCCGTCGCGGGATCCGGATCGGCTACATGCCGCAGCGGGTGCAACTGGACCCCATCCTTCCATTGTCGGTGCGCCGCTTCCTGACGCTCCGCCATCGTGCGCCGCTGGTCCGTCTGCGCGAGGTGTTGCGGCAGGTCGGCGTACACGGTCTGCTCGATGCACCGGTGCAGACGCTTTCCGGAGGCGAGATGCAGCGGGTGCTTCTGGCTCGGGCACTGCTCTCCGATCCGGATCTGCTCGTTCTGGACGAGCCGGCGCAGGGGGTGGACGTGGTTGGGCAGGGGGAGGTGTTCGACCTGATCGACCGTCTGCGCAAGGCGACCGGATGCGGGGTGCTGATGGTCTCGCACGAGTTGCACCTGGTGATGGGCGCCGCCGACGTGGTGGTCTGCGTCAATCAGCATGTCTGCTGCACCGGAAGGCCGGAGGAAGTCAGCCGGCATCCCGAGTACCAGCGCCTGTTCCCCGATGCAAGCGTGCGCGGAATTGGTATCTATACCCACCATCACAACCACGTGCACGATCTTGCCGGCGAGGTGCACCCGGTGGACCGATCCGAAGAGGGGCCCGATCGTGCTCGATGA
- the znuB gene encoding zinc ABC transporter permease subunit ZnuB codes for MLDDFLTRAILAGVMVAVVAGPLGAFVVWRRMAYFGDTVSHSALLGVALGFLLGLNLNLLVTLVCVAVAVILVFLQRRQELASDTLLGILAHSALSLGLVAVAFVEGLRVDLMAYLFGDILAVSRGDLLAIAIGGLLALVLLLSLWRPLLAITVHEELARVEGVPVLPVRLGLMLLIALVIASAMQVVGVLLITSLMIIPAATARRFARTPEQMALFAAGFGVLAVLAGIWGSFAHDTPTGPSIVVAAMLAFVVLNFLPGGIRWRGPKAS; via the coding sequence GTGCTCGATGATTTCCTGACCCGGGCGATCCTCGCGGGTGTGATGGTCGCCGTCGTTGCGGGGCCGCTGGGTGCCTTCGTGGTCTGGCGCCGGATGGCGTATTTCGGCGATACCGTCTCCCACTCGGCCTTGCTGGGGGTTGCACTGGGCTTCCTGCTGGGGCTGAACCTGAACCTGCTGGTGACGCTGGTTTGCGTCGCAGTGGCCGTGATCCTGGTGTTTCTCCAGCGGCGGCAGGAACTGGCATCGGATACGCTGCTGGGGATCCTGGCCCACAGTGCGCTGTCGCTCGGCCTGGTGGCCGTCGCGTTCGTCGAGGGCCTGCGGGTCGACCTGATGGCCTATCTGTTCGGTGACATCCTGGCGGTGAGCCGCGGAGATCTGCTCGCCATCGCCATCGGCGGGTTGCTGGCGCTGGTACTCTTGTTGTCGTTGTGGCGCCCGCTGCTCGCGATCACCGTGCACGAGGAACTCGCGCGGGTGGAAGGTGTGCCGGTCCTGCCGGTACGGCTCGGCCTGATGTTGCTGATCGCGCTGGTGATCGCCAGCGCGATGCAGGTGGTTGGGGTACTGCTGATCACGTCGTTGATGATCATCCCCGCCGCTACCGCACGGCGTTTCGCGCGTACTCCCGAGCAGATGGCGCTGTTCGCCGCCGGTTTCGGTGTGCTGGCCGTACTGGCTGGGATCTGGGGTTCGTTCGCGCATGATACGCCCACCGGCCCCAGCATCGTGGTGGCGGCGATGCTGGCCTTCGTCGTGCTGAACTTTCTGCCGGGGGGCATCCGTTGGCGGGGGCCGAAGGCGAGTTAG
- a CDS encoding bacteriohemerythrin, protein MPYLAWSDELDTHIPELDAQHRVMIDHVNRLGAAASSGSSKQVREAMDALADCVHQHFEFEERVLEMIDFAGLEEHRQTHREILAELDDYRARLNAASPAEAEELVDTLGPWVVEHIRHDDVDFGPTVREWLRDAAPPDDPFRKLVGDT, encoded by the coding sequence ATGCCCTACCTGGCCTGGTCCGACGAGCTCGACACCCACATTCCGGAACTCGACGCCCAGCATCGCGTGATGATCGACCACGTGAACCGGCTGGGCGCGGCAGCATCCTCCGGCTCTTCAAAACAGGTTCGGGAAGCGATGGACGCGCTGGCCGACTGCGTGCACCAGCACTTCGAGTTCGAGGAACGGGTGCTGGAGATGATCGACTTCGCGGGGTTGGAGGAACATCGCCAGACCCATCGAGAGATCCTGGCGGAACTCGACGATTATCGCGCCCGCCTCAATGCCGCGTCCCCCGCGGAAGCCGAGGAGTTGGTGGACACCCTTGGTCCCTGGGTCGTCGAACACATTCGCCACGATGACGTGGACTTCGGGCCGACCGTGCGCGAATGGCTCCGCGACGCCGCCCCGCCTGACGACCCGTTCCGGAAACTGGTCGGCGATACCTGA
- a CDS encoding dihydrofolate reductase — MRDPDGIDPRLEIIVAMDPDRVIGRDNALPWHLPDDLRHFRRLTTGHTVVMGRRTHESIGRPLPDRRNLVLTRQPGWAAPGVEVFAAFEEALAAADSGRVFVIGGAELFKAALPRAAVLHLTRVHDRHPGDVRFPAFGDDWTLVWEEDHPPDERHSSGFTFQRLERSA; from the coding sequence ATGAGGGATCCAGATGGGATCGATCCGAGACTGGAGATCATCGTCGCGATGGATCCGGACCGGGTGATCGGGCGCGACAATGCGCTCCCCTGGCACCTGCCCGACGATCTGCGCCATTTCCGGCGCTTGACCACCGGCCACACCGTGGTGATGGGGCGCCGCACCCACGAATCCATCGGTCGGCCACTGCCCGACCGGCGCAACCTGGTGTTGACCCGCCAGCCCGGATGGGCCGCCCCGGGGGTGGAGGTCTTTGCGGCCTTCGAGGAAGCCCTGGCAGCGGCGGACTCCGGCCGCGTGTTCGTCATCGGCGGTGCGGAACTCTTCAAGGCGGCGCTGCCCCGCGCCGCAGTGCTGCACCTGACCCGGGTCCACGACCGCCATCCGGGGGACGTCCGGTTCCCGGCGTTCGGCGACGACTGGACGCTGGTCTGGGAGGAGGACCACCCTCCGGACGAGCGCCACTCCAGCGGCTTCACGTTCCAGCGCCTGGAACGCAGCGCCTGA
- a CDS encoding thymidylate synthase — MKPYLDLVRHIMDHGVDRPDRTGTGTRSVFGHQMRFDLAAGFPLVTTKRTHLKSVIHELLWFIRGDTRLDYLHRHGVHIWDEWATDDGGLGPIYGAQWRRWPTRDGVVDQLAELVEQLRLRPHSRRMLVSAWNIADLPDEAHTPQQNVRAGRMALAPCHTLFQFYVAEGRLSCQLYQRSADVFLGLPFNIASYALLTLMLAQVTDLAPGDFVHTLGDAHLYLNHFEQVRELLERAPLPPPTLHLNPEVRDLFAFQFEDFRLENYRSHPAIRAPIAI, encoded by the coding sequence ATGAAGCCGTATCTGGATCTGGTCCGCCATATCATGGACCATGGCGTGGATCGGCCCGACCGCACCGGCACCGGCACGCGCTCCGTGTTCGGCCACCAGATGCGCTTCGACCTTGCGGCGGGATTTCCGCTGGTCACCACCAAGCGCACCCACCTGAAGTCGGTGATCCACGAGTTGCTGTGGTTCATTCGCGGCGACACGCGCCTGGACTACCTGCACCGTCACGGCGTGCACATCTGGGATGAATGGGCCACCGACGACGGCGGCCTGGGTCCGATCTACGGGGCACAATGGCGCCGCTGGCCGACCCGGGACGGCGTCGTGGACCAGCTCGCGGAACTGGTCGAGCAGCTGCGCCTGCGACCCCATTCCAGGCGGATGCTGGTGTCGGCCTGGAACATCGCCGACCTGCCAGACGAGGCCCACACGCCGCAGCAAAACGTGCGCGCGGGCCGGATGGCGCTGGCTCCGTGCCACACGCTGTTCCAGTTCTACGTGGCCGAGGGCCGGCTGTCCTGCCAGCTCTACCAGCGCAGCGCGGACGTGTTTCTGGGCCTTCCGTTCAACATCGCCTCCTACGCATTGCTGACTCTGATGCTGGCGCAGGTGACCGATCTAGCGCCGGGCGACTTCGTGCACACGCTGGGCGATGCGCACCTGTACCTGAACCACTTCGAGCAGGTGCGCGAACTCCTCGAACGGGCACCGCTGCCGCCGCCGACCCTGCATCTGAACCCCGAGGTCCGCGACCTGTTCGCATTCCAGTTCGAGGACTTCCGGCTGGAGAACTACCGGAGCCATCCCGCGATACGTGCACCGATCGCGATATGA